The Nocardioides salarius genome includes a region encoding these proteins:
- a CDS encoding potassium channel family protein, producing the protein MSRVERWERRSEVPLVLLALAFLVAYAWPVLDPRLDADVATVLTAVSYAVWIAFAVDLAVRLVLAPDARAYALRHWYDVALVALPLLRPLRLLRLLTLVRMLDRSAASSLAGRVLVYVSVASTLAVGLGALAVLDAERGAPGANLTGFGDSLWWAATTVTTVGYGDHYPVTTEGRFVAVALMLVGIGLVGAVTASVATWILGHVAQDRAT; encoded by the coding sequence GTGAGCCGCGTCGAGCGGTGGGAGCGACGCTCCGAGGTGCCGCTGGTCCTGCTGGCCCTGGCCTTCCTGGTCGCCTACGCCTGGCCGGTGCTCGACCCGCGGCTCGACGCCGACGTCGCCACCGTCCTGACCGCGGTCTCCTACGCGGTGTGGATCGCCTTCGCGGTCGACCTCGCGGTGCGGCTGGTGCTGGCGCCCGACGCCCGGGCCTACGCCCTGCGGCACTGGTACGACGTCGCGCTGGTCGCCCTGCCGCTGCTGCGCCCGCTGCGGCTGCTGCGCCTGCTGACGCTGGTGCGGATGCTCGACCGCTCGGCCGCCTCGTCGCTGGCCGGCCGGGTGCTGGTCTACGTGTCGGTCGCCTCCACCCTGGCGGTCGGGCTGGGCGCGCTCGCCGTGCTCGACGCCGAGCGCGGCGCCCCCGGCGCCAACCTGACCGGCTTCGGCGACTCGCTGTGGTGGGCGGCGACCACCGTGACGACCGTCGGCTACGGCGACCACTACCCGGTCACCACCGAGGGCCGCTTCGTGGCGGTGGCGCTGATGCTCGTCGGCATCGGCCTGGTCGGTGCCGTCACCGCGTCGGTGGCGACCTGGATCCTCGGCCACGTCGCCCAGGATCGCGCTACCTGA
- a CDS encoding serine/threonine-protein kinase, with the protein MTGGRRALGSRYELVDLLGEGAMGEVWRTWDRAGERYVAAKLLRRELARDQQIVGRFVQERAILMSLRHERIVRVHDLVVEGEALAIVMDLVEGTDLRRHLREVGTLGARDAVETTCAVLDALAAAHEQSCLHRDVKPDNVLLRGGETQTGEGPGPAYADRVLLTDFGIARLAQERTVQATGLLGTPGYMPPELFVHGRFSAASDVYATGVLLYELLGGRTPFSGAGTAHTVGFRHATVRPPRLPVPDALWQVVETMLAKDPTTRLSAAGTAAALREVAAQVRDVPALPVQPAPDDWDLAQGTVVRAGPVQVELDDARVDVGATFLHGSAAAAPPAAPAPPGAPPAPDRAAARRHRAPRRGLVAAAALAALSLVAVVAGVVVATGDEPDPVAADPVAAERTDQLLPTGLGVDREADYDPATGRLTLRLRYSARDAPLRGPFLEVLPARGSQCPRPTWTGATVQDNLAARTGISVACGFAVDPGQVPADGEVLVVASFDLDLGADPGGALEGWVGEAADSTRAVLEAQRSGDGYPVQRLRDVVVEVPAVVRKARSGFAPVRVRLLPDWGEGPDPVRALFDSDAAGEATIALSAVAGGFDGVRLQACDAVAVSADGLSLLARYPAADCEVTAQVGDLTRLEPATVTIQGAGG; encoded by the coding sequence GTGACGGGCGGACGACGCGCGCTGGGCAGCCGCTACGAGCTGGTCGACCTGCTCGGCGAGGGCGCCATGGGCGAGGTGTGGCGCACCTGGGACCGCGCCGGCGAGCGGTACGTCGCGGCCAAGCTGCTGCGCCGCGAGCTGGCCCGCGACCAGCAGATCGTGGGCCGCTTCGTCCAGGAGCGTGCCATCTTGATGTCGCTGCGCCACGAACGGATCGTGCGCGTGCACGATCTGGTCGTGGAGGGCGAGGCGCTGGCCATCGTCATGGACCTCGTCGAGGGCACCGACCTGCGTCGCCACCTGCGCGAGGTCGGCACCCTGGGCGCCCGCGACGCCGTCGAGACCACGTGCGCGGTCCTCGACGCGCTCGCCGCCGCCCACGAGCAGAGCTGCCTGCACCGCGACGTCAAGCCCGACAACGTGCTGCTGCGCGGTGGCGAGACGCAGACCGGCGAGGGGCCCGGCCCCGCGTACGCCGACCGGGTGCTGCTCACCGACTTCGGGATCGCCCGGCTGGCCCAGGAGCGCACGGTCCAGGCGACCGGGCTGCTGGGCACCCCCGGCTACATGCCGCCCGAGCTGTTCGTGCACGGTCGCTTCAGCGCCGCCTCCGACGTCTACGCCACGGGCGTGCTGCTCTACGAGCTGCTGGGCGGGCGCACCCCGTTCTCGGGTGCGGGCACCGCCCACACCGTCGGGTTCCGCCACGCCACGGTGCGACCGCCGCGCCTGCCGGTGCCCGACGCGCTGTGGCAGGTCGTCGAGACGATGCTGGCCAAGGACCCCACCACCCGCCTGAGCGCCGCCGGCACCGCCGCGGCGCTGCGGGAGGTCGCCGCGCAGGTGCGCGACGTCCCGGCCCTGCCCGTGCAGCCCGCCCCCGACGACTGGGACCTCGCGCAGGGCACGGTGGTGCGCGCCGGCCCGGTGCAGGTCGAGCTCGACGACGCGCGGGTCGACGTCGGCGCGACCTTCCTGCACGGGTCCGCGGCGGCAGCGCCTCCCGCGGCCCCCGCGCCGCCCGGCGCACCACCCGCGCCGGACCGGGCCGCCGCGCGCCGGCACCGCGCCCCCCGCCGCGGACTCGTCGCCGCGGCCGCCCTGGCCGCGCTCTCGCTGGTCGCGGTGGTGGCCGGCGTCGTCGTCGCCACCGGCGACGAGCCCGACCCCGTGGCCGCCGACCCCGTCGCCGCCGAGCGCACCGACCAGCTGCTGCCCACGGGTCTCGGGGTCGACCGGGAGGCCGACTACGACCCGGCCACGGGTCGGCTGACCCTCCGGCTGCGCTACAGCGCCCGCGACGCACCGCTGCGTGGTCCGTTCCTCGAGGTGCTGCCGGCGCGCGGCTCCCAGTGCCCGCGTCCGACCTGGACCGGCGCGACGGTGCAGGACAACCTCGCCGCCCGCACGGGGATCTCGGTCGCGTGCGGGTTCGCGGTCGACCCCGGGCAGGTGCCGGCCGACGGTGAGGTGCTGGTCGTGGCGTCCTTCGACCTCGACCTGGGCGCGGACCCCGGGGGGGCGCTGGAGGGCTGGGTGGGGGAGGCCGCCGACAGCACGCGAGCGGTCCTCGAGGCCCAGCGCTCCGGCGACGGCTACCCCGTGCAGCGGCTGCGCGACGTCGTCGTGGAGGTGCCGGCGGTGGTGCGCAAGGCGCGCAGCGGCTTCGCCCCGGTGCGGGTGCGTCTGCTCCCCGACTGGGGCGAGGGCCCCGACCCCGTGCGTGCCCTCTTCGACTCCGACGCCGCCGGCGAGGCGACCATCGCGCTCTCGGCCGTGGCCGGCGGGTTCGACGGCGTCCGGCTGCAGGCCTGCGACGCGGTCGCGGTCTCGGCCGACGGGTTGAGCCTGCTGGCGCGCTACCCCGCGGCCGACTGCGAGGTCACCGCGCAGGTCGGCGACCTCACCCGGCTCGAGCCGGCCACGGTGACCATCCAGGGCGCCGGGGGCTGA
- a CDS encoding FHA domain-containing protein, whose amino-acid sequence MRVAISVVSGDASTDVLLEAPGSTPAAEVEAALRRLARAPRGTVRVQHPLLGDGEPRHSWDAHTRLDEVGLLQGARVVLGERHPLDQGPGSPPHGLELHVVSGPDAGSVHPLPEGVHQLGRSGALSWQDHSLSRRHCLVSVTPAAVGVTDLGSSNGTRLDGRGLLPHEPRTWRPGEVLAVGDSLARVRPVDPEPAAPTPPGDGRLLWRRPPPRPAAYAPAPVDPAQVGASATPRGRDWPRRWERRPADPDHLLLRLGTVGHHDEPVLLALRPDGSGGPVGLVGPDDAVEAALRWWLLQLGALHAPADLSLEVAGPRVGPAWSWSRWLPHDRVPEAGRPHLRLRHGYAGDGSPPAPDPSAAGPVVVTGPDVTALPRDCADVVEIGARQPSYARLLRPGRAPRELRLDGVSAPWADRVARSLAPLELPGRPPAPEPAHPRPPDPPGVRLRPWRPVDPAAPTDWPSSRARG is encoded by the coding sequence GTGCGGGTCGCGATCAGCGTCGTGTCCGGCGACGCCAGCACCGACGTCCTGCTCGAGGCGCCCGGCTCGACCCCGGCCGCCGAGGTGGAGGCCGCGCTGCGCCGCCTGGCGCGAGCACCCCGGGGCACCGTGCGGGTCCAGCACCCGCTGCTGGGCGACGGCGAGCCACGCCACTCCTGGGACGCCCACACCCGCCTCGACGAGGTCGGGCTCCTGCAGGGGGCCCGGGTGGTGCTCGGCGAGCGGCACCCGCTCGACCAGGGACCCGGCTCGCCACCGCACGGGCTCGAGCTGCACGTGGTCAGCGGCCCCGACGCGGGCTCGGTGCACCCGCTCCCGGAGGGCGTGCACCAGCTGGGCCGCAGCGGTGCGCTCTCGTGGCAGGACCACTCGCTGTCACGGCGGCACTGCCTGGTCTCGGTGACCCCGGCGGCGGTCGGCGTCACCGACCTGGGCTCGAGCAACGGCACCCGCCTCGACGGCAGGGGCCTCCTGCCGCACGAGCCCCGCACCTGGCGGCCCGGGGAGGTGCTCGCGGTCGGTGACTCGCTGGCGCGGGTGCGGCCGGTCGACCCGGAGCCGGCCGCGCCCACCCCGCCCGGGGACGGCCGGCTGCTCTGGCGCCGCCCGCCCCCGCGGCCGGCGGCGTACGCCCCGGCACCGGTTGACCCCGCGCAGGTCGGTGCCTCGGCGACCCCGAGGGGCCGGGACTGGCCCCGACGCTGGGAGCGCCGCCCCGCCGACCCCGACCACCTCCTGCTGCGGCTCGGGACGGTGGGCCACCACGACGAGCCGGTGCTGCTGGCGCTGCGGCCCGACGGGTCCGGCGGCCCGGTCGGGCTGGTCGGGCCCGACGACGCGGTCGAGGCGGCCCTGCGCTGGTGGCTGCTGCAGCTCGGCGCGCTGCACGCCCCCGCCGACCTCTCGCTCGAGGTCGCGGGCCCACGGGTGGGCCCGGCCTGGTCGTGGTCGCGCTGGCTGCCCCACGACCGTGTCCCCGAGGCGGGCCGCCCCCACCTGCGGCTGCGTCACGGGTACGCCGGCGACGGCAGCCCTCCCGCCCCCGACCCGTCAGCCGCCGGGCCGGTGGTCGTCACCGGACCCGACGTCACCGCCCTGCCGCGGGACTGTGCCGACGTGGTCGAGATCGGGGCCCGCCAGCCGTCGTACGCACGCCTGCTCCGACCCGGTCGGGCGCCGCGCGAGCTGCGGCTCGACGGGGTGTCGGCCCCCTGGGCCGACCGGGTCGCCCGCAGCCTCGCGCCGCTGGAGCTGCCCGGGCGGCCGCCGGCCCCGGAGCCCGCGCACCCCCGTCCGCCCGACCCACCGGGGGTGCGGCTGCGGCCGTGGCGGCCCGTCGACCCGGCCGCGCCGACGGATTGGCCCTCGTCGCGCGCACGCGGCTAG
- a CDS encoding ABC transporter substrate-binding protein — MRRLVHAPAPAAVLTALLAAVLGLSASGCSGGDAPGPGSPAASGPAAGAPAAVAVTTVSEVSADEPLRVGVVVTLRSEPGQGQDLVGAAEGATVAAYRLGLGGGRVELEVVDDQGTAEGAGAAVEQLLDAEVAGIVAATRGDHLDAAVEAATAAGTAVLLPYDRDGELPAGAFATGPAAADVDRVLLEAMAGDGLSRPFVLTADDVEVDVGSADAATIGADVDDVAARVAAAHDAGRVDSVVVAAAASTQARMVAALQGVAPAVPVVLSPEALSPAFAAGLDEAAGTTAGAYLSAGTDAGDATSLAQGARAEAVSAFFAALRLAAGDDASTDLFGDAAFAEVAADADTASHDAVLSIAAAARAAGSVETADVLSALSGLQAGPAEGLAGPGLDFGGERALPAADVVALRATGQDPGARPVAAGAGPRLYWFADDTTG, encoded by the coding sequence GTGCGGCGACTGGTCCACGCCCCTGCCCCGGCGGCGGTGCTGACCGCGTTGCTGGCGGCGGTGCTGGGGCTCTCGGCCAGCGGCTGCTCGGGCGGCGACGCCCCCGGGCCCGGCTCACCCGCGGCGAGCGGGCCGGCCGCGGGAGCGCCGGCGGCCGTCGCGGTGACGACGGTCTCCGAGGTCAGCGCCGACGAGCCGCTGCGCGTCGGCGTGGTGGTGACCCTGCGCTCCGAGCCCGGCCAGGGCCAGGACCTGGTGGGCGCGGCCGAGGGCGCGACGGTCGCGGCGTACCGGCTGGGGCTGGGCGGGGGCCGGGTCGAGCTCGAGGTCGTCGACGACCAGGGCACCGCAGAGGGGGCCGGGGCGGCGGTCGAGCAGCTGCTCGACGCCGAGGTCGCCGGCATCGTCGCGGCCACGCGGGGCGACCACCTCGACGCCGCGGTCGAGGCCGCGACCGCTGCCGGCACCGCGGTGCTGCTGCCCTACGACCGCGACGGCGAGCTGCCCGCGGGCGCCTTCGCCACCGGCCCGGCCGCCGCCGACGTCGACCGGGTGCTGCTCGAGGCGATGGCCGGCGACGGGTTGAGCAGGCCGTTCGTGCTCACCGCCGACGACGTCGAGGTCGACGTCGGCTCGGCCGACGCCGCCACCATCGGGGCCGACGTCGACGACGTCGCCGCCCGGGTCGCCGCGGCCCACGACGCAGGACGCGTCGACAGCGTCGTGGTGGCCGCCGCGGCCAGCACCCAGGCCAGGATGGTGGCCGCGCTGCAGGGCGTCGCGCCCGCCGTGCCCGTGGTGCTCTCGCCCGAGGCCCTCAGCCCCGCCTTCGCGGCGGGGCTCGACGAGGCCGCGGGCACCACCGCGGGGGCCTACCTGAGTGCCGGCACCGACGCCGGCGACGCCACCTCGCTCGCCCAGGGCGCCCGGGCCGAGGCGGTCTCGGCCTTCTTCGCGGCGCTGCGCCTGGCCGCCGGCGACGACGCCAGCACCGACCTGTTCGGCGACGCGGCGTTCGCCGAGGTCGCCGCCGACGCCGACACCGCCAGCCACGACGCCGTCCTCTCGATCGCCGCGGCGGCCCGCGCGGCCGGCTCGGTCGAGACGGCCGACGTGCTCTCGGCCCTCAGCGGCCTGCAGGCCGGCCCGGCCGAGGGCCTGGCCGGTCCCGGCCTCGACTTCGGGGGCGAGCGTGCCCTGCCCGCGGCCGACGTCGTCGCGCTGCGGGCCACCGGCCAGGACCCCGGTGCCCGTCCGGTCGCCGCCGGCGCCGGGCCCCGGCTGTACTGGTTCGCCGACGACACGACAGGCTGA
- the pepN gene encoding aminopeptidase N yields the protein MSLPLTEARTRSAQVTDVSYDIDLDLRDHAGETFGSTTTLTFTTAAPSTFVELTDARDLVVSVDGRAVEAAYDGRRITLEGLPVGTPVSVRVEARLPYVSDGDGMHRMTDPVDGETYVSAYLSLDIAQRVLACFDQPDIKATMAVAVSADPRWQVIGNGRVTSNEDGRWVFATTPRLCPSLFVVCAGPWHSVTWEHAGLPFGWHARASLAAELDRDADELRRTTDACFDHYATLFDEPYPFDSYDQLFGPGHNWGAMETPGCVTYRDELLPRGRVTDDQRSRRATVIAHEMAHMWFGNLVTMRWWEDTWLNESFADYMGYRVAAEGAGFGGTLVVHEATRKPAAYVADERRSTHPVAPAPEDVPDVDSAFTNFDSISYAKGNSCLRQLVTWLGDDDFLTGVNAHLTRHRFGNATLDDLVAALDAASPRDVRGWAEVWLRRTGFDTIAVRRGDDQVPVLVREGVRPHRFSVSALDADGALVATRVVDLADEEVALTGWAGLAVVPNSQGETFARLRLDATSADVVARCLGTVEDELTRTVLWAHAFDEVRTGALPVSGFLDLVERHLPGEPRPALVSAVLDRALGPVLTRSTPAAEAPAVVDRVAAACRSALAATADDQVVIALTRGLAATSRDASALLGWLAAGRTDAGVDLDPGLRWSTVARLAGLGALDEAGIEAERQRDQTFAGELGAARALAARPSAEAKAAAWATMSAPDVSNRVFEAAAQGLWDPERVGLCTAYVDAYLADSPAICERRGQGFSLVVGRNAFPAVQLSPAQRQRLADTLASGSVPTVLSRLWNDQLDDLG from the coding sequence ATGTCGCTCCCCCTCACCGAGGCCCGCACCCGCTCCGCGCAGGTCACCGACGTCTCCTACGACATCGACCTCGACCTGCGCGACCACGCCGGCGAGACCTTCGGCTCCACGACGACCCTGACCTTCACCACCGCCGCGCCGAGCACGTTCGTCGAGCTCACCGACGCCCGCGACCTCGTCGTCAGCGTCGACGGCCGGGCCGTGGAGGCGGCGTACGACGGGCGGCGGATCACGCTCGAGGGCCTGCCGGTCGGGACGCCCGTGTCGGTGCGGGTCGAGGCGCGGCTGCCCTACGTCAGCGACGGCGACGGCATGCACCGGATGACCGACCCCGTCGACGGCGAGACCTACGTGTCGGCCTACCTCTCCCTCGACATCGCGCAGCGGGTCCTCGCCTGCTTCGACCAGCCCGACATCAAGGCCACGATGGCCGTCGCGGTCTCGGCCGACCCGCGCTGGCAGGTGATCGGCAACGGACGGGTGACCTCGAACGAGGACGGGCGCTGGGTCTTCGCCACGACGCCGCGGCTGTGCCCCTCGCTGTTCGTGGTGTGCGCCGGGCCGTGGCACTCGGTGACCTGGGAGCACGCCGGGCTGCCGTTCGGCTGGCACGCGCGCGCGTCGCTGGCCGCCGAGCTCGACCGCGACGCCGACGAGCTGCGACGCACCACCGACGCCTGCTTCGACCACTACGCGACGCTCTTCGACGAGCCCTACCCCTTCGACTCCTACGACCAGCTCTTCGGGCCCGGCCACAACTGGGGCGCGATGGAGACCCCCGGCTGCGTGACCTACCGCGACGAGCTGCTGCCGCGCGGGCGGGTCACCGACGACCAGCGCTCGCGCCGCGCCACCGTCATCGCCCACGAGATGGCGCACATGTGGTTCGGCAACCTGGTGACGATGCGCTGGTGGGAGGACACCTGGCTCAACGAGAGCTTCGCCGACTACATGGGCTACCGGGTCGCGGCCGAGGGGGCGGGCTTCGGCGGCACGCTCGTGGTGCACGAGGCGACCCGCAAGCCCGCGGCGTACGTCGCCGACGAGCGACGCTCGACCCACCCGGTCGCGCCCGCGCCGGAGGACGTGCCCGACGTCGACAGCGCCTTCACCAACTTCGACTCGATCTCCTACGCGAAGGGCAACTCGTGCCTGCGCCAGCTGGTGACCTGGCTGGGTGACGACGACTTCCTCACCGGTGTCAACGCGCACCTGACCCGGCACCGCTTCGGCAACGCCACCCTCGACGACCTCGTGGCGGCCCTCGACGCCGCCTCGCCGCGCGACGTGCGCGGGTGGGCGGAGGTCTGGTTGCGCCGCACCGGCTTCGACACGATCGCGGTGCGCCGAGGCGACGACCAGGTGCCGGTGCTGGTGCGCGAGGGCGTGCGTCCGCACCGCTTCTCGGTCAGCGCCCTCGACGCCGACGGCGCGCTCGTGGCGACCCGGGTGGTCGACCTCGCCGACGAGGAGGTGGCGCTGACCGGGTGGGCCGGGCTGGCGGTGGTGCCCAACAGCCAGGGCGAGACCTTCGCCCGGCTGCGGCTCGACGCCACCTCGGCCGATGTGGTCGCCCGGTGCCTCGGGACGGTCGAGGACGAGCTGACCCGCACGGTGCTGTGGGCGCACGCCTTCGACGAGGTCCGCACCGGGGCGCTCCCGGTGTCCGGCTTCCTCGACCTGGTCGAGCGGCACCTGCCGGGCGAGCCGCGGCCGGCGCTGGTCTCGGCGGTGCTCGACCGGGCGCTGGGTCCGGTGCTGACCCGCTCCACCCCGGCCGCCGAGGCGCCCGCGGTGGTCGACCGGGTGGCCGCGGCCTGCCGCTCGGCGCTGGCGGCCACCGCCGACGACCAGGTGGTGATCGCGCTGACCCGTGGCCTGGCAGCGACCAGCCGCGACGCCTCCGCACTGCTCGGCTGGCTCGCGGCCGGGCGCACCGACGCCGGGGTCGACCTCGACCCCGGACTGCGCTGGTCGACGGTGGCGCGTCTCGCCGGGCTGGGTGCGCTCGACGAGGCCGGCATCGAGGCCGAGCGGCAGCGCGACCAGACCTTCGCCGGCGAGCTGGGCGCCGCCCGCGCGCTCGCTGCCCGCCCGAGCGCCGAGGCCAAGGCCGCGGCCTGGGCCACGATGAGCGCCCCCGACGTCTCGAACCGGGTCTTCGAGGCCGCCGCCCAGGGCCTGTGGGACCCCGAGCGCGTCGGGCTGTGCACGGCGTACGTCGACGCCTACCTGGCCGACTCCCCCGCCATCTGCGAGCGCCGCGGCCAGGGCTTCTCGCTGGTCGTGGGCCGCAACGCCTTCCCGGCGGTGCAGCTCAGCCCCGCGCAGCGCCAGCGCCTCGCCGACACCCTGGCCTCGGGCTCGGTGCCCACCGTGCTGTCCCGGCTGTGGAACGACCAGCTCGACGACCTCGGCTGA
- a CDS encoding ribose-phosphate diphosphokinase encodes MTGYKKTTEKNLMVFSGRAHPALAEEVAGILETELVPTSAYEFANSEIYVRYEESVRGCDAFVIQSHTAPINEWIMEHLIMVDALKRASAKRITVVMPFYGYARQDKKHRGREPISARLMADLFKTAGADRLIAVDLHADQIQGYFDGPVDHLMALPILTDYVNEKYGDQPLAVVSPDAGRIKVAERWSAKLGGVPLAFIHKTRRTDRPNETVANRVVGEVAGKICVLTDDMIDTGGTIVKAAEALMADGAAGVVIAATHAILSDPAVDRLKNSPAVEVIVTDTLPISEDRRFDKLTILSIAPLVARAIREVFEDGSVTSMFDGHA; translated from the coding sequence GTGACCGGATACAAGAAGACCACCGAGAAGAACCTCATGGTCTTCAGCGGTCGGGCACACCCGGCGCTCGCCGAGGAGGTCGCGGGCATCCTCGAGACCGAGCTGGTCCCGACCTCGGCCTACGAGTTCGCCAACTCCGAGATCTACGTGCGCTACGAGGAGTCGGTGCGCGGCTGCGACGCGTTCGTGATCCAGAGCCACACCGCTCCGATCAACGAGTGGATCATGGAGCACCTGATCATGGTCGACGCGCTCAAGCGCGCCAGCGCCAAGCGCATCACCGTGGTGATGCCCTTCTACGGCTACGCCCGCCAGGACAAGAAGCACCGCGGCCGCGAGCCGATCTCGGCGCGCCTGATGGCCGACCTCTTCAAGACCGCCGGCGCCGACCGGCTCATCGCCGTCGACCTGCACGCCGACCAGATCCAGGGCTACTTCGACGGCCCCGTCGACCACCTGATGGCGCTGCCGATCCTCACCGACTACGTCAACGAGAAGTACGGCGACCAGCCGCTCGCCGTCGTCTCGCCCGACGCGGGCCGGATCAAGGTCGCGGAGCGCTGGTCGGCCAAGCTCGGTGGCGTACCGCTGGCCTTCATCCACAAGACCCGCCGCACCGACCGGCCCAACGAGACCGTCGCCAACCGCGTCGTGGGCGAGGTCGCGGGCAAGATCTGCGTCCTCACCGACGACATGATCGACACCGGCGGCACCATCGTGAAGGCCGCCGAGGCCCTGATGGCCGACGGCGCCGCGGGTGTGGTCATCGCCGCGACCCACGCGATCCTCTCCGACCCCGCCGTCGACCGGCTCAAGAACAGCCCGGCGGTCGAGGTCATCGTCACCGACACCCTCCCGATCTCCGAGGACCGCCGTTTCGACAAGCTGACCATCCTCTCGATCGCCCCGCTGGTGGCCCGCGCCATCCGCGAGGTCTTCGAGGACGGCTCGGTCACCTCGATGTTCGACGGCCACGCCTGA
- the glmU gene encoding bifunctional UDP-N-acetylglucosamine diphosphorylase/glucosamine-1-phosphate N-acetyltransferase GlmU has product MADPVLHDLTVIVLAAGGGTRMRSKTAKVLHPIGGRSMVGHVLVAVHGCAPRRVVAVIGHQRDQVGAHIAELAPEALLAVQEEQAGTGHAVRVGVEAADAREGTVLVAYGDTPLLTAESLRAFVAEHEAAQRAVSVLSGVVDDPFGYGRVVRDEDGEVVAIVEQKDASTDQREIREINSGIMAFDAAFLHEALPRLGNDNANGEYYLTDLLGLAREAGLTVGAHPIDDVRQTEGANDRAQLAELGRELNTRIVERWMREGVTVMDPATTWIDADVVLAPDVVLLPGTQLLGATVVGEDAVIGPDSTLKDCEIGAGARVVRVHGELAVVGEQADVGPFSYLRPGTRLGERGKIGGFVETKNAVISAGAKVPHLSYVGDAEIGEGANIGAGTIFANYDGVAKHRTTVGRHARTGSNNTFVAPVTIGDGASTGGGTVVRGDVPAGALALSAGPMRVIERWAQQRRAGTAQAEAAARAEGSGEGSGGAPGSA; this is encoded by the coding sequence GTGGCCGACCCCGTGCTGCACGACCTGACCGTGATCGTCCTCGCCGCGGGCGGCGGGACACGGATGCGGTCGAAGACCGCCAAGGTCCTGCACCCCATCGGCGGGCGCAGCATGGTGGGCCACGTGCTGGTGGCCGTCCACGGCTGCGCGCCGCGACGGGTGGTCGCGGTGATCGGCCACCAGCGCGACCAGGTCGGTGCCCACATCGCCGAGCTCGCCCCCGAGGCGCTGCTCGCGGTGCAGGAGGAGCAGGCCGGCACCGGCCACGCCGTCCGCGTGGGGGTCGAGGCGGCCGACGCCCGCGAGGGCACCGTGCTGGTCGCCTACGGCGACACCCCGCTGCTGACCGCCGAGAGCCTGCGCGCGTTCGTGGCCGAGCACGAGGCGGCGCAGCGTGCGGTCAGCGTGCTCTCCGGCGTCGTCGACGACCCGTTCGGCTACGGCCGGGTGGTGCGCGACGAGGACGGTGAGGTCGTGGCGATCGTGGAGCAGAAGGACGCCTCGACCGACCAGCGCGAGATCCGCGAGATCAACTCCGGGATCATGGCCTTCGACGCGGCGTTCCTGCACGAGGCGCTGCCGCGGCTGGGCAACGACAACGCCAACGGCGAGTACTACCTCACCGACCTGCTGGGCCTGGCGCGCGAGGCCGGGCTGACCGTCGGCGCCCACCCGATCGACGACGTTCGCCAGACCGAGGGCGCCAACGACCGGGCCCAGCTCGCCGAGCTGGGCCGCGAGCTCAACACCCGCATCGTCGAGCGCTGGATGCGCGAGGGCGTCACCGTGATGGACCCCGCCACGACCTGGATCGACGCCGACGTGGTGCTCGCCCCCGACGTGGTGCTGCTGCCGGGCACCCAGCTGCTCGGCGCGACCGTGGTCGGCGAGGACGCCGTCATCGGCCCCGACTCCACGCTCAAGGACTGCGAGATCGGCGCCGGGGCCCGCGTCGTGCGGGTGCACGGCGAGCTCGCCGTGGTGGGCGAGCAGGCCGACGTCGGCCCGTTCTCCTACCTGCGCCCGGGCACCCGGCTGGGCGAGCGCGGCAAGATCGGCGGCTTCGTCGAGACCAAGAACGCCGTCATCAGCGCAGGCGCCAAGGTGCCGCACCTGTCCTACGTCGGCGACGCCGAGATCGGCGAGGGCGCCAACATCGGGGCCGGCACGATCTTCGCCAACTACGACGGTGTGGCCAAGCACCGCACCACCGTCGGGCGGCACGCCCGCACCGGCTCCAACAACACGTTCGTCGCGCCGGTGACCATCGGCGACGGCGCCAGCACCGGCGGCGGCACCGTCGTACGAGGCGACGTGCCGGCGGGTGCGCTGGCGCTGAGCGCGGGGCCGATGCGGGTGATCGAGCGGTGGGCCCAGCAGCGGCGCGCGGGCACCGCCCAGGCCGAGGCCGCGGCCCGCGCCGAGGGGTCGGGAGAGGGCTCCGGAGGGGCCCCGGGGTCTGCCTAG